In one window of Cytophagaceae bacterium ABcell3 DNA:
- a CDS encoding nuclear transport factor 2 family protein has translation MKLVPPFTYETAKAKVKAAESAWNSKDPERVALAYTEDSVWRNRTEFFQGRDAIKEFLLRKWALEKDYRLMKELWAFTDCRISVRFEYEWQHAYSGQWYRTHGNEHWEFDESGLMKRRDMSANDIPIQECERRIA, from the coding sequence ATGAAATTGGTGCCTCCATTTACGTATGAAACTGCCAAGGCAAAGGTGAAAGCCGCAGAGAGTGCTTGGAACAGTAAAGATCCTGAACGTGTTGCGTTGGCATATACAGAAGATTCTGTTTGGCGAAATAGAACCGAGTTTTTTCAAGGTAGAGACGCTATTAAAGAATTTTTACTTCGGAAGTGGGCTTTAGAAAAGGATTATAGGTTAATGAAGGAGCTCTGGGCTTTTACTGACTGTAGGATATCGGTTCGATTTGAGTATGAGTGGCAACATGCGTATAGTGGGCAATGGTACCGGACTCACGGTAATGAACATTGGGAGTTTGATGAAAGTGGGTTGATGAAACGCCGTGATATGAGCGCCAACGATATTCCGATCCAGGAATGTGAGCGGCGTATAGCATAG
- a CDS encoding ABC transporter ATP-binding protein, with amino-acid sequence MNNENYLKIENLAKRYPAEKKGEQGLTVFENINFSIAKGEFVCIIGHSGCGKSTILNSLAGLDTPSEGLIMMEGVKVQGPSLDRGVIFQNHSLLPWLTVLKNVTMAVKARWPKWKESQVLGHAQKYLEMVGLTGVEGRKPSELSGGMRQRVGIARAFAIEPKLLLMDEPFGALDALTRGVIQDELVRICSEVNQTIFMITHDVDEAILLSDRILLMTNGPYAEIAESVKVDIAKPRDREAVLNDSRYYEIRNHVIQFLVKRSKDLAEEARKQRVGKDSQPKNQNKSYSFPSAAM; translated from the coding sequence ATGAATAATGAAAATTATTTGAAAATAGAGAATTTAGCTAAACGGTATCCTGCAGAGAAAAAGGGCGAACAAGGGTTGACGGTCTTTGAAAATATAAACTTCTCAATAGCAAAAGGAGAGTTTGTATGTATCATTGGGCATTCTGGTTGTGGGAAATCTACTATATTAAACAGTTTGGCTGGGCTTGACACTCCAAGTGAAGGATTGATTATGATGGAAGGTGTCAAGGTTCAAGGGCCTAGCTTGGATAGAGGTGTTATATTTCAGAACCATAGCCTTTTGCCTTGGTTGACAGTGTTGAAAAATGTTACTATGGCTGTAAAAGCTCGATGGCCTAAATGGAAAGAAAGTCAAGTTTTAGGTCACGCACAGAAATATTTGGAAATGGTAGGGCTAACAGGGGTGGAAGGGCGTAAACCAAGTGAACTTTCTGGTGGTATGAGGCAACGTGTGGGTATTGCTAGGGCTTTTGCCATAGAGCCAAAACTTCTTTTAATGGATGAGCCTTTTGGGGCTCTTGACGCTTTGACACGTGGGGTTATACAGGATGAACTTGTCCGTATTTGTTCCGAAGTAAATCAGACCATTTTTATGATTACACATGACGTAGATGAAGCGATATTACTGTCTGATAGAATTTTGCTAATGACCAACGGCCCTTATGCAGAAATTGCAGAGTCTGTCAAAGTGGACATTGCAAAGCCACGTGACCGTGAAGCTGTATTGAATGACTCCCGATATTATGAAATCAGGAATCATGTGATTCAATTCCTTGTGAAGCGCTCTAAAGATTTGGCTGAGGAGGCCCGGAAGCAGCGGGTCGGTAAGGACAGCCAGCCTAAGAACCAAAATAAAAGCTACAGCTTTCCCTCTGCTGCAATGTAA
- a CDS encoding LexA family transcriptional regulator encodes MLVHKNIRFLRVQAGLTQQQFADKIGLGRPLIGQLETGRVVPTLAHLERFSSFFSVSLDQLVKEDLEAQRGDGFTDDKLKILTIAVDKDENELVTLVPQKASAGYLNGFSDPEFIADLPKVSIPGLRNGTFRAFEISGDSMLPLLPGSIVIGKYLPDFDLLKDGQTYLVVTQSDGVVYKRVKVDRNNNKFALVSDNPAYPPYSLPFAEVLELWEASAYISFTFPSPEVSLDSIAVMLQEIKGEIAKKAPE; translated from the coding sequence ATGCTTGTGCATAAAAATATACGGTTTCTTCGGGTACAGGCTGGTTTGACTCAGCAGCAATTTGCCGATAAAATAGGTTTAGGGCGGCCGTTGATCGGGCAGCTTGAGACTGGTAGAGTTGTGCCTACATTGGCACATTTAGAGCGATTTTCTTCTTTTTTTTCAGTGTCATTAGATCAATTGGTTAAAGAAGATTTGGAGGCACAGCGGGGAGATGGCTTTACGGACGATAAACTTAAGATACTGACTATAGCTGTTGATAAAGATGAAAATGAACTCGTTACACTGGTTCCTCAAAAAGCTTCTGCTGGTTATTTAAATGGGTTTTCTGATCCCGAGTTTATTGCAGACCTGCCAAAGGTCAGCATTCCGGGTTTAAGAAACGGTACTTTTCGGGCTTTTGAAATATCAGGAGACTCTATGTTGCCCTTGTTGCCAGGTTCTATTGTTATAGGTAAATACCTCCCTGATTTTGATCTGTTGAAGGATGGGCAGACTTACCTTGTGGTAACCCAAAGCGACGGGGTGGTGTATAAAAGGGTTAAGGTTGATCGTAATAATAACAAGTTTGCTTTAGTCTCTGACAATCCTGCTTACCCTCCTTACAGTTTGCCTTTTGCTGAAGTCCTTGAGCTTTGGGAGGCTTCTGCTTATATTTCTTTTACCTTTCCATCGCCAGAAGTGTCTTTGGATAGTATAGCTGTAATGTTGCAGGAAATCAAAGGAGAAATAGCTAAAAAAGCTCCAGAGTAA
- the ntrB gene encoding nitrate ABC transporter permease encodes MKRETINAAIISLTLFAFAFILGEVFTSKGKKETKELTEYEILMGASEEKASLPGPIAVFSRAWQELSNPFYDAGPNDKGIGVQIFYSLGRVLLGYFLAIIIAVPAGFLIGMSPIMYKALDPFIQLLKPISPLAWMPLALFIIKDSAMSAIFVIFICSVWPILMNTAFGVASVKKDWLNVGRTLEMNAFQKAFQIILPAAAPTIFTGLRISIGISWLVIVAAEMLVGGTGIGYYVWNEWNNLDLASVIFSVLMIGVVGMLLDFLINRAGKLFVYTE; translated from the coding sequence ATGAAGAGAGAAACAATAAATGCCGCTATTATCAGCTTAACGTTATTTGCCTTTGCTTTTATCCTTGGTGAAGTATTTACCAGTAAAGGGAAAAAGGAAACAAAAGAGTTGACAGAGTATGAAATTTTGATGGGAGCCTCAGAGGAGAAGGCTTCTTTGCCAGGCCCTATAGCAGTTTTTTCGAGAGCTTGGCAAGAGCTTAGCAATCCTTTTTATGATGCAGGGCCCAATGATAAAGGTATTGGAGTACAAATCTTTTACTCTTTGGGGCGGGTCTTGCTTGGGTACTTCTTGGCTATAATAATAGCTGTCCCTGCTGGGTTTCTGATTGGTATGTCACCGATTATGTATAAAGCTTTAGATCCTTTTATTCAGCTGTTAAAGCCCATTTCTCCTCTTGCCTGGATGCCTTTGGCGCTGTTTATTATTAAGGATTCTGCCATGTCTGCAATCTTTGTGATATTTATTTGCTCTGTTTGGCCAATTCTCATGAATACTGCTTTTGGGGTGGCGTCGGTTAAAAAAGACTGGTTGAATGTAGGTCGAACCTTGGAGATGAACGCCTTTCAAAAGGCTTTTCAAATCATATTGCCTGCAGCGGCCCCTACTATTTTCACAGGTCTTAGAATATCTATAGGGATTTCGTGGCTGGTAATCGTGGCTGCTGAAATGTTGGTAGGTGGAACAGGAATAGGATATTATGTATGGAATGAATGGAATAACCTGGATTTGGCAAGTGTGATTTTTTCAGTGCTTATGATTGGTGTAGTGGGCATGTTGCTCGACTTTCTTATCAATCGTGCTGGAAAGCTTTTCGTGTATACAGAATAA
- a CDS encoding sulfite exporter TauE/SafE family protein, producing the protein MINGLILIFGAFLIFVLSTLTGGGASLLLMPLIAFAVGVRSVAPIMTIGIAMSSSSKVFFFWKYIDWKLFSWLFPSTIAGSVLGANMLAIVPVDFLQIVIGLFLVSTIYQLRDKGTAGGKKKFKVWYFVPIGFIIAFLSGLIGGVGPLMNSAYLSYGISKEGLIGTRAANAVILHVSKIISYTWLGLITEEVLVYGLLTGSSAVLAIYIGKLILARISYAHFRVMVVGLMVLSGLIMLWSHRNIILDFLTIFSL; encoded by the coding sequence ATGATTAATGGGCTTATCTTAATTTTTGGGGCATTCCTTATTTTTGTCTTGAGTACTTTAACTGGAGGTGGAGCCAGCCTGCTGCTCATGCCTCTAATTGCTTTTGCTGTTGGTGTGCGATCCGTGGCGCCTATAATGACTATTGGTATTGCCATGAGCAGTAGCTCAAAAGTGTTTTTCTTTTGGAAATATATTGACTGGAAACTGTTCAGTTGGTTGTTCCCTTCCACCATCGCTGGTTCTGTGTTAGGAGCTAATATGTTGGCGATTGTACCTGTAGATTTTCTCCAGATTGTAATTGGCCTTTTTTTAGTCTCTACTATCTATCAGCTTAGGGATAAGGGGACTGCAGGTGGTAAGAAAAAGTTTAAGGTCTGGTATTTTGTACCTATTGGTTTTATTATAGCTTTTTTGTCTGGGCTTATAGGAGGAGTAGGTCCTTTGATGAACTCAGCTTACCTCAGCTATGGTATTTCTAAAGAAGGACTAATTGGTACCAGGGCCGCAAATGCTGTTATTCTTCATGTTTCAAAAATTATAAGTTACACATGGTTAGGGCTAATTACTGAAGAGGTACTTGTTTACGGTCTCCTTACAGGTTCGTCTGCTGTTCTGGCTATTTATATAGGGAAATTAATATTGGCACGTATTTCCTATGCACATTTTAGGGTTATGGTAGTTGGTTTGATGGTTTTAAGTGGTTTAATAATGTTATGGAGCCATCGAAATATAATCTTGGACTTTTTGACCATTTTTTCCTTATGA
- a CDS encoding DUF3817 domain-containing protein, which yields MAEQNSNIKLLRYLRYVGIAEGISAIALFFIAMPLKYMADMPEAVKYTGWAHGLLFMAFMAMVAVVKMEMNKTFLWSFIAFLASIFPGGTFILDRQLLKEERKLIAELQNPATAPVS from the coding sequence ATGGCAGAACAAAACAGCAACATCAAACTTCTAAGATACCTGAGATATGTAGGAATTGCAGAGGGTATTTCTGCAATTGCTTTATTTTTTATTGCAATGCCTTTAAAATACATGGCTGACATGCCTGAAGCTGTAAAATATACTGGATGGGCCCACGGTTTACTATTCATGGCATTCATGGCTATGGTGGCGGTGGTAAAAATGGAAATGAACAAGACCTTTCTTTGGAGCTTCATTGCCTTCTTGGCTTCTATTTTCCCTGGCGGGACGTTTATACTGGACAGACAACTACTGAAAGAAGAAAGAAAGTTAATAGCAGAGCTTCAAAACCCTGCAACAGCGCCAGTTTCATAA
- a CDS encoding CmpA/NrtA family ABC transporter substrate-binding protein: MSINSLDNPYDSESKLSHGSGCGCSSCSPSRADADIPQTQEEIIDRAVENAVVRSVFPNDMERRQFIKVVGKSTFMAALAAIFPMDALKAAVKESNGKLEKKNLKVGFVPITCATPIIMAHPMGFYSKYGLNVDVIKTAGWAVARDKSLNNEYDACHMLTPMPLAITMGAGSVKAPFLMPAVENINGQAITLHVKHKDKRSPKQWKGFKFAVPFEYSMHNFLLRYLVAESGLDPDKDIQIRVVPPPEMVANLRAGNVDGYLAPDPFNQRAVFENVGFIHMLTKEIWDGHPCCAFACSQEFATSMPNTYGAIFKAIVDATHYSAKHENRKSIAEAISTTNYLNQPQTVVEQVLTGRYADGLGNVKNDPDRIGFDPFPWNSMGVWILTQMKRWGYINGHVDYKKISEQVYLTTECAKYMKELGYTPPSSNYKTHYIMGKKFDPHKPEAYVDSFAIKKKVSLTNAE; this comes from the coding sequence ATGTCAATTAATAGTCTCGATAACCCTTATGATTCAGAATCAAAGCTTAGCCACGGTTCTGGATGTGGCTGTAGTTCTTGCTCCCCTTCACGTGCAGATGCTGACATCCCTCAAACACAAGAAGAAATCATTGACCGTGCTGTTGAAAACGCTGTAGTGCGTTCTGTTTTTCCTAACGATATGGAGCGTCGGCAGTTTATTAAAGTAGTAGGAAAGTCTACATTCATGGCTGCGTTGGCTGCTATTTTTCCTATGGACGCTCTCAAGGCTGCTGTTAAAGAGTCGAACGGTAAACTGGAGAAGAAAAACCTTAAGGTAGGTTTCGTTCCTATTACTTGTGCTACCCCAATAATTATGGCGCACCCTATGGGTTTTTACAGTAAGTATGGCCTTAATGTAGATGTCATAAAAACTGCAGGTTGGGCTGTGGCAAGAGACAAATCATTGAACAATGAGTACGATGCCTGTCATATGCTCACCCCAATGCCATTAGCTATTACCATGGGTGCGGGTTCGGTTAAAGCTCCTTTTTTGATGCCTGCTGTCGAAAATATAAATGGTCAGGCTATTACGCTTCATGTAAAGCATAAGGACAAGCGAAGTCCTAAACAGTGGAAGGGCTTCAAATTTGCAGTACCTTTTGAGTACTCCATGCATAATTTTTTATTACGGTATCTGGTTGCTGAAAGCGGACTGGATCCTGATAAAGACATTCAAATTCGTGTCGTTCCTCCCCCTGAAATGGTGGCAAACCTGCGTGCAGGTAATGTTGATGGATATCTGGCTCCAGATCCATTTAACCAAAGGGCGGTTTTTGAAAATGTAGGATTTATCCATATGCTCACCAAAGAGATATGGGACGGACACCCTTGTTGTGCGTTTGCATGCAGTCAAGAGTTTGCCACATCTATGCCAAATACCTATGGTGCTATCTTTAAAGCTATTGTCGATGCTACTCATTATTCGGCTAAGCATGAAAACAGGAAAAGTATTGCCGAAGCCATTTCTACTACAAACTATCTTAATCAACCTCAAACAGTGGTGGAACAGGTGCTTACTGGGCGATATGCCGATGGGCTTGGCAATGTTAAGAATGATCCGGATAGAATTGGATTTGACCCTTTTCCTTGGAATTCAATGGGGGTTTGGATCCTTACCCAAATGAAGCGCTGGGGCTACATAAATGGCCATGTGGACTATAAAAAGATTTCGGAACAGGTATACCTAACTACTGAATGTGCTAAGTATATGAAAGAGCTTGGGTATACGCCACCTTCTTCAAACTATAAAACTCACTACATCATGGGTAAGAAGTTTGACCCTCATAAGCCAGAAGCTTATGTGGATAGTTTTGCGATCAAAAAGAAAGTTTCACTGACAAATGCTGAATAA
- a CDS encoding sugar porter family MFS transporter: protein MKNSVVLYAIVAAMGGFLFGFDTAVISGAEQAIQARWDLTDWMHGLAVAIALYGTVIGALLGGKPADWFGRKKTLIFIGIIYTISALGSAMAPEIYSFMIFRFIGGIGVGASSVTAPMYISEISPAKSRGKLVMLFQLNIVLGIFIAFLSNYALEGVSPNSWRYMLAIEAVPALAFTGLAFVIAESPRWLVLKKHDETAALQVLNKVNPGNEQEMLEQIKYSAKDVKGDEKLFVPRYSKLLVITFIFAFLNQVTGINAVLYYAPRIFEMTGLASEESLLSTSGIGLVNMLFTIVGMILIDRAGRKTLMYIGSIGMALSLAFLARAFFIDDYAGVAPFIFAFIAFFAMSHGAVIWVFLSEIFPNVVRAAGQSFGSLTHWIFAAIIANLFPISLAAFGAGAVFAFFATMMALQFFFIWKVMPETKGVPLEDIQKKLGIAGKVPEEEKV, encoded by the coding sequence TTGAAAAATTCAGTTGTTCTTTATGCAATAGTAGCTGCCATGGGTGGCTTTTTGTTTGGATTTGACACCGCAGTAATTTCAGGTGCTGAGCAAGCTATCCAGGCACGCTGGGATCTTACTGACTGGATGCATGGGCTAGCAGTGGCCATTGCATTGTATGGAACCGTTATAGGCGCACTTTTAGGAGGAAAACCTGCTGATTGGTTCGGAAGAAAGAAAACTTTGATTTTTATAGGTATAATTTATACCATTTCTGCTCTAGGTTCGGCAATGGCCCCTGAGATTTATTCATTTATGATTTTCAGGTTTATTGGAGGTATTGGTGTAGGAGCCTCATCGGTTACAGCCCCTATGTACATCTCTGAAATTTCCCCCGCCAAATCACGAGGAAAACTGGTTATGCTTTTCCAGCTTAACATTGTATTGGGAATTTTTATTGCTTTTTTGAGCAACTATGCACTAGAAGGTGTTTCACCTAACTCATGGAGGTATATGTTGGCAATAGAAGCTGTGCCTGCACTAGCCTTTACAGGTCTTGCTTTTGTCATTGCAGAAAGCCCACGGTGGCTGGTATTGAAAAAGCACGATGAAACCGCTGCGCTACAAGTACTGAACAAGGTAAACCCTGGTAATGAGCAGGAAATGCTCGAACAAATTAAATATTCAGCTAAAGATGTCAAAGGAGACGAAAAACTATTTGTTCCCAGATACTCCAAACTACTGGTAATTACTTTCATTTTTGCTTTTCTTAACCAAGTAACCGGTATTAACGCAGTGTTATATTATGCACCACGGATATTTGAAATGACAGGTTTAGCTTCTGAAGAGTCTCTGCTCAGCACCTCAGGAATCGGTTTAGTAAACATGCTCTTTACAATTGTCGGAATGATACTAATAGACCGTGCAGGCAGAAAAACCCTTATGTACATTGGATCAATAGGCATGGCCTTGTCCTTAGCTTTTCTTGCCAGAGCCTTCTTTATAGACGACTATGCAGGTGTAGCGCCTTTTATATTTGCATTTATTGCCTTCTTTGCCATGTCCCATGGCGCTGTTATTTGGGTATTTCTTTCTGAGATATTTCCTAATGTGGTCAGAGCAGCCGGACAATCGTTTGGTAGCCTTACGCACTGGATTTTTGCTGCCATTATTGCCAACTTGTTCCCCATTTCCCTTGCCGCCTTTGGCGCAGGGGCTGTCTTCGCCTTCTTTGCGACTATGATGGCTTTGCAGTTTTTCTTTATATGGAAGGTAATGCCTGAAACCAAAGGGGTACCATTAGAAGATATTCAGAAAAAGCTAGGGATTGCAGGAAAGGTACCTGAGGAAGAAAAAGTCTAA
- the cynS gene encoding cyanase, whose amino-acid sequence MMTKTEMTEAIILAKAKKKLTWNQIAGAVGLSEVFTTSACLGQNSLPSEYAAKLVSFLDLNSDVEAALQAFPLKGNGQEVPSDPLIYRFFEISYVYGTTLKEIIHEKFGDGIMSAIDFSMDVEKLEDPKGDRVKVIMNGKFLPYKKW is encoded by the coding sequence ATGATGACTAAAACAGAAATGACAGAAGCCATAATTTTGGCTAAAGCAAAGAAGAAGTTGACTTGGAACCAAATTGCTGGTGCTGTTGGCCTTTCAGAGGTGTTTACGACATCTGCTTGTCTTGGCCAAAACTCTTTACCTTCTGAATATGCTGCCAAGTTAGTGTCTTTTTTAGACCTGAACTCTGATGTAGAGGCGGCATTGCAGGCATTCCCATTGAAAGGGAACGGGCAAGAAGTCCCTTCTGACCCATTAATTTATAGATTTTTTGAAATTTCTTATGTATACGGTACTACACTGAAGGAGATTATACATGAAAAATTTGGTGATGGTATTATGTCTGCCATAGACTTTTCTATGGATGTAGAAAAGCTCGAAGATCCAAAAGGGGATAGAGTAAAGGTAATTATGAATGGAAAGTTCCTTCCTTATAAAAAATGGTAA